Proteins encoded within one genomic window of Cucumis sativus cultivar 9930 chromosome 3, Cucumber_9930_V3, whole genome shotgun sequence:
- the LOC101220804 gene encoding phospholipase A(1) DAD1, chloroplastic — MRVAQNPNVPIPNHQTATMRKPALYKNKLHMHGVENKLRCATSSTSSSSTGASECLKRRVKVGKRWKEYAGLGNWEGLLDPLDDNLRNEILRYGQFVDAAYKSFDFDPSSPTYATCLHSKASLLESSGLPSTGYRVSKHLRATSGICLPRWLRNAPSISTNSSWIGYVAVSQDKHEISRLGRRDVVISLRGTATCLEWLENLRATLTTLPGEEGGAMVESGFLSLYSSRTESYPSLKEMVREEIGRLLQSYGEEALSLTITGHSLGAALATLAAYDIKEYFKTSAPMVTVMSFGGPRVGNRKFRQRLEKQGTKVLRIVNSEDVITKLPGFVVNNSSSSSSNNNVEEGGGRLRWIQKYVEETQWAYSEVGRELRLSSRDSPHLNRINVATCHHLNTYLHLVDGFVSSTCPFRATARRMFP, encoded by the coding sequence aTGAGGGTAGCCCAAAATCCGAATGTCCCAATTCCCAACCACCAAACGGCCACGATGCGCAAACCAGCACTATACAAAAACAAGTTGCATATGCATGGAGTGGAAAATAAGTTGAGGTGTGCTACTTCTTCCACTTCCAGCAGTTCCACAGGAGCATCGGAGTGTTTAAAACGAAGAGTAAAAGTGGGAAAGAGATGGAAGGAATACGCTGGTTTGGGGAACTGGGAAGGCCTCCTTGACCCACTCGACGATAATCTTCGCAATGAAATTCTTCGTTACGGCCAGTTTGTGGATGCTGCTTACAAATCCTTCGACTTCGACCCTTCCTCACCCACCTACGCCACCTGCCTCCACTCCAAGGCCTCCTTACTAGAAAGCTCCGGCCTTCCTTCCACTGGGTATCGAGTCTCCAAACACTTGAGAGCCACCTCCGGAATTTGCCTCCCTCGCTGGCTTCGCAACGCCCCCTCCATCTCTACTAACTCCAGTTGGATCGGCTACGTTGCGGTCTCTCAGGACAAGCATGAAATCTCCCGCCTTGGCCGTCGAGACGTGGTCATTTCCTTGAGAGGAACCGCCACGTGCTTGGAGTGGTTAGAGAATTTGAGAGCCACTCTAACCACGCTTCCTGGGGAGGAGGGCGGGGCGATGGTGGAAAGTGGATTCCTGAGTCTGTACAGCTCGAGGACGGAGTCATACCCGAGCTTGAAGGAGATGGTGCGAGAGGAAATAGGAAGGCTCCTGCAGTCGTACGGGGAGGAGGCATTGAGCCTGACGATCACAGGGCACAGTCTGGGGGCGGCATTGGCTACCCTTGCAGCATACGACATAAAAGAGTACTTCAAAACAAGTGCGCCGATGGTGACAGTGATGTCGTTCGGTGGGCCACGAGTGGGTAACAGGAAATTCAGGCAGCGGCTAGAGAAGCAAGGGACAAAGGTGCTGCGAATTGTGAACTCTGAGGATGTGATAACAAAACTTCCTGGTTTCGTTGTGAATaacagcagcagcagcagcagcaacaacaacGTTGAGGAAGGTGGTGGGCGTTTGAGGTGGATTCAGAAGTATGTGGAGGAAACCCAGTGGGCTTACTCTGAGGTGGGACGAGAGCTCCGACTGAGCAGTAGAGACTCACCTCACCTCAACCGCATAAACGTGGCCACATGTCACCACCTCAACACATATCTTCACTTGGTAGATGGTTTTGTTAGCTCCACCTGTCCTTTCAGAGCAACTGCCCGCAGAATGTTCCCATAA
- the LOC101218428 gene encoding uclacyanin-2: MAMKAAAVFVVLIAVRAVYGADIIVGGNSGWSQGVDYDTWAAGQKFNVGDALVFNYGGSHSVDEVKEADYTACSSSSVIKSHTGGTTSIPLSAVGPRYFICSTIGHCASGMKLQVNVLAANSTQNPTPTPTANPPPTGTQPPPSPSAAAPSAFFTLNHFIFGASVATLFAL, from the exons ATGGCAATGAAAGCGGCTGCtgtatttgttgttttgatAGCGGTTCGGGCAGTTTATGGAGCAGATATCATCGTTGGGGGGAACTCAGGGTGGAGTCAGGGGGTTGATTACGACACCTGGGCTGCAGGACAGAAGTTTAATGTTGGCGACGCACTAg TGTTTAATTATGGTGGCAGTCACTCAGTGGACGAGGTGAAAGAAGCGGACTACACGGCATGCTCCTCCAGCTCGGTTATCAAATCCCACACAGGCGGAACCACGTCCATTCCTCTGTCAGCGGTAGGGCCAAGGTACTTCATTTGTTCCACTATCGGCCACTGTGCCTCCGGCATGAAGCTTCAAGTCAATGTTCTTGCTGCCAATTCCACCCAAAACCCAACCCCAACCCCAACCGCAAACCCACCACCCACCGGCACTCAACCGCCTCCATCTCCAAGCGCAGCCGCCCCCTCTGCTTTCTTCACTCTCAACCACTTCATCTTTGGAGCTTCAGTTGCCACCCTGTTTGCGTTATGA
- the LOC101218026 gene encoding protein mago nashi homolog: protein MAAEDLENGEFYLRYYVGHKGKFGHEFLEFEFRPDGKLRYANNSNYKNDTMIRKEVYLTPAVLRECRRIISDSEIMKEDDNNWPEPDRVGRQELEIVMGNEHISFTTSKIGSLVDVQSSKDPEGLRIFYYLVQDLKCFVFSLISLHFKIKPI, encoded by the exons ATGGCGGCGGAGGATTTGGAGAACGGAGAGTTTTACTTGAGATATTATGTGGGGCACAAAGGGAAATTTGGACACGAGTTCTTGGAGTTCGAATTTCGACCCGATGGAAAGCTTCGCTATGCTAACAACTCCAACTACAAGAACGATACCATGATTCGCAAGGAAGTCTACCTCACCCCTGCTGTCCTTCGGGAATGCCGTCGAATCATCTCCGATAGCGAG ATTATGAAGGAAGATGATAATAATTGGCCAGAACCAGATCGGGTTGGACGACAGGAGCTTGAGATTGTGATGGGAAATGAGCATATCTCCTTCACCACGTCTAAGATTGGATCTCTTGTCGATGTGCAGAGCAGCAAGGATCCTGAAGGATTGCGGATATTCTATTATCTTGTTCAG GATCTGAAATGCTTTGTCTTCTCTCTCATTTCACTCCACTTCAAGATCAAGCCAATTTAA
- the LOC101217788 gene encoding uncharacterized protein LOC101217788 isoform X2: MEPIEIGSNNENLYDCYTLSCVDNERLLSGEQTNHIKRRVNWVTLNPYGETPLNPGDVSSTSETMVGRSPKSYRLPSFESFNFDKSDVLEEDVMGNEPGLVFFEDGSYSRGPVNIPVGDVDDTNYYINPTLKFEQCLVKGCHKRLRIVHTIEFSGGGSDIQILRVAVYEEQWVSPSNMSDMSDVEFDLKPFSQRKRTDPSELSGSWKVFEVSGTPIFGEESNAGSYVYLCTETLKKRRLPENPVYFGEEEVMDMQDVTMLWLPGGVTAYVDVKNDGILCIGVGWYSDEGINLVMERDYGSDGNLKEVRWKSELKRRWPDPIPL, translated from the exons ATGGAGCCAATTGAAATTGGAAGCAACAATGAAAACCTATATGATTGCTATACTCTTTCTTGCGTTGACAACGAGCGGCTTTTATCTGGAGAGCAGACCAATCATATTAAAAGAAGAGTAAATTGGGTGACCTTAAATCCTTACGGGGAAACACCCCTAAACCCTGGAGATGTTTCCTCAACCTCTGAAACAATGGTAGGCAGAAGCCCGAAAAGTTACCGTTTGCCAAGTTTCGagtcttttaattttgataaaagtgaCGTGCTGGAAGAAGATGTTATGGGAAATGAGCCCGGCCTTGTCTTCTTTGAG GATGGATCCTATTCTCGTGGTCCTGTTAACATTCCTGTGGGAGATGTTGATGATACCAATTATTACATAAATCCAACTTTGAAGTTCGAACAG TGTTTAGTAAAAGGCTGCCATAAAAGGCTCCGGATCGTTCATACCATTGAATTCAGTGGTGGCGGGTCTGACATACAGATACTAAGAGTTGCTGTGTATGAAGAACAGTGGGTCAGTCCCTCAAATATGTCTGACATGAg TGACGTGGAGTTCGATTTGAAGCCATTTTCTCAACGGAAGCGAACTGATCCATCAGAACTGAGTGGGTCGTGGAAGGTGTTTGAAGTAAGCGGAACTCCAATTTTTGGTGAAGAGAGCAATGCAGGTTCTTATGTGTATCTGTGTACAGAAACCTTAAAGAAAAGGAGGTTGCCAGAAAACCCAGTTTACTTTGGGGAGGAAGAAGTGATGGACATGCAGGATGTTACGATGCTGTGGCTTCCAGGTGGTGTCACTGCTTACGTTGATGTCAAAAATGATGGCATTCTCTGTATCGGAGTCGGTTGGTACTCCGACGAAGGTATCAACCTTGTTATGGAGAGGGACTATGGATCCGATGGAAACCTCAAGGAAGTAAGGTGGAAATCTGAATTAAAGAGAAGATGGCCTGACCCAATACCCCTTtga
- the LOC101217788 gene encoding uncharacterized protein LOC101217788 isoform X1, with product MSEKPKQALGFQSPLLRCTGHCFLVPNSKNRTNRTMQSPSLRFPPTKLHIFHHFVGLHFTSIPTKSFFPSSLFISNFRSIPIQSQSKPHNRNSSPKPKHGTTRLKGNKENVWSLDNELAKPQKQGDRATRRNPKGRRVIKRKRNKGGTILVSGAMLMEVETVLQTQEPVIKPNWNTFVSSVSGIWKGVGAVFSPITAEMEPIEIGSNNENLYDCYTLSCVDNERLLSGEQTNHIKRRVNWVTLNPYGETPLNPGDVSSTSETMVGRSPKSYRLPSFESFNFDKSDVLEEDVMGNEPGLVFFEDGSYSRGPVNIPVGDVDDTNYYINPTLKFEQCLVKGCHKRLRIVHTIEFSGGGSDIQILRVAVYEEQWVSPSNMSDMSDVEFDLKPFSQRKRTDPSELSGSWKVFEVSGTPIFGEESNAGSYVYLCTETLKKRRLPENPVYFGEEEVMDMQDVTMLWLPGGVTAYVDVKNDGILCIGVGWYSDEGINLVMERDYGSDGNLKEVRWKSELKRRWPDPIPL from the exons ATGTCTGAAAAGCCCAAACAAGCTTTAGGCTTCCAGTCTCCTCTTCTCCGTTGCACCGGTCACTGCTTTCTCGTCCCAAATTCAAAGAACAGAACGAACCGAACAATGCAATCGCCTTCTCTTCGTTTCCCTCCTACCAAACTTCACATCTTCCATCACTTTGTAGGACTTCACTTCACTTCCATTCCCACTAAATCCTTCTTTccctcttctctcttcatttCCAATTTTCGTTCCATTCCAATACAGTCCCAAAGCAAACCCCACAACCGCAATTCAAGTCCTAAACCTAAACATGGAACTACCAGACTCAAGGGtaacaaagaaaatgtatgGAGCCTGGATAACGAGCTCGCCAAGCCCCAAAAACAGGGGGATAGAGCAACCAGGAGGAACCCCAAAGGTAGAAGGGTCATTAAAAGGAAGAGGAATAAAGGTGGCACAATTCTGGTTTCTGGTGCTATGCTAATGGAGGTCGAAACCGTTCTTCAAACTCAG GAACCTGTAATTAAGCCAAATTGGAATACATTTGTTAGCAGTGTGAGTGGAATATGGAAAGGGGTGGGCGCCGTATTTTCTCCTATCACTGCAGAAATGGAGCCAATTGAAATTGGAAGCAACAATGAAAACCTATATGATTGCTATACTCTTTCTTGCGTTGACAACGAGCGGCTTTTATCTGGAGAGCAGACCAATCATATTAAAAGAAGAGTAAATTGGGTGACCTTAAATCCTTACGGGGAAACACCCCTAAACCCTGGAGATGTTTCCTCAACCTCTGAAACAATGGTAGGCAGAAGCCCGAAAAGTTACCGTTTGCCAAGTTTCGagtcttttaattttgataaaagtgaCGTGCTGGAAGAAGATGTTATGGGAAATGAGCCCGGCCTTGTCTTCTTTGAG GATGGATCCTATTCTCGTGGTCCTGTTAACATTCCTGTGGGAGATGTTGATGATACCAATTATTACATAAATCCAACTTTGAAGTTCGAACAG TGTTTAGTAAAAGGCTGCCATAAAAGGCTCCGGATCGTTCATACCATTGAATTCAGTGGTGGCGGGTCTGACATACAGATACTAAGAGTTGCTGTGTATGAAGAACAGTGGGTCAGTCCCTCAAATATGTCTGACATGAg TGACGTGGAGTTCGATTTGAAGCCATTTTCTCAACGGAAGCGAACTGATCCATCAGAACTGAGTGGGTCGTGGAAGGTGTTTGAAGTAAGCGGAACTCCAATTTTTGGTGAAGAGAGCAATGCAGGTTCTTATGTGTATCTGTGTACAGAAACCTTAAAGAAAAGGAGGTTGCCAGAAAACCCAGTTTACTTTGGGGAGGAAGAAGTGATGGACATGCAGGATGTTACGATGCTGTGGCTTCCAGGTGGTGTCACTGCTTACGTTGATGTCAAAAATGATGGCATTCTCTGTATCGGAGTCGGTTGGTACTCCGACGAAGGTATCAACCTTGTTATGGAGAGGGACTATGGATCCGATGGAAACCTCAAGGAAGTAAGGTGGAAATCTGAATTAAAGAGAAGATGGCCTGACCCAATACCCCTTtga